One region of Caldimonas thermodepolymerans genomic DNA includes:
- the aroE gene encoding shikimate dehydrogenase, giving the protein MDRYAVAGNPVEHSKSPVIHARFAAQTGEPVEYTRLLVPLDAIAPTLRAFADGGAKGCNVTVPFKFEAYAMATRTSERAALARAANTLRFDAEGWYADNTDGAGLVADVQANAGFAIAGRQVLLVGAGGAAAGVLGPLLQQRPRRLVVANRTPGKAQQLVDSHAALARQCDVELQAATLEGCGTGFDLVLNATAASLHGGGVPVAGAVLARGALAYDMMYGPAAAGFLAWAREHGATGRDGLGMLVEQAAESFFVWRGVRPATAPVLAELRAQADAAGR; this is encoded by the coding sequence ATGGATCGCTACGCCGTCGCCGGCAACCCGGTCGAACACAGCAAGTCCCCGGTCATCCACGCCCGCTTCGCCGCGCAGACCGGCGAGCCGGTCGAGTACACCCGCCTGCTGGTGCCGCTCGACGCCATCGCGCCGACGCTGCGCGCCTTCGCCGACGGCGGCGCGAAGGGCTGCAACGTCACCGTGCCGTTCAAGTTCGAGGCCTACGCGATGGCGACACGCACCAGCGAGCGCGCCGCGCTGGCCCGGGCGGCCAACACGCTGCGCTTCGACGCCGAAGGCTGGTACGCCGACAACACCGACGGCGCCGGCTTGGTGGCCGACGTGCAGGCCAACGCCGGCTTCGCGATCGCCGGCCGCCAGGTGCTGCTGGTCGGCGCCGGCGGGGCCGCGGCCGGTGTGCTGGGCCCGCTGCTGCAGCAGCGCCCGCGCCGCCTGGTGGTCGCCAACCGCACGCCCGGCAAGGCACAGCAGCTGGTGGACAGCCACGCCGCCTTGGCGCGGCAGTGCGACGTGGAGCTGCAGGCCGCCACGCTGGAGGGCTGCGGCACCGGGTTCGACCTGGTGCTCAACGCCACCGCCGCCAGCCTGCACGGCGGCGGCGTGCCGGTGGCCGGCGCAGTGCTGGCGCGCGGCGCGCTGGCCTACGACATGATGTACGGCCCGGCGGCGGCCGGCTTCCTGGCCTGGGCGCGCGAGCACGGTGCGACCGGCCGCGACGGCCTGGGCATGCTGGTCGAGCAGGCCGCCGAGTCCTTCTTCGTCTGGCGCGGGGTGCGCCCGGCCACCGCCCCGGTGCTGGCCGAGCTGCGCGCCCAGGCCGACGCGGCGGGCCGATGA
- a CDS encoding zinc-dependent metalloprotease: MRPFDEVVRGATVTPGFFPLWRKDERVWIEVPLARLEQPFLLSANVARSVGERGLYAGQMDASWVASFRRVGQQMQLVARNLGYRADGNAPLQEALEQAFSDSLLASTPVLSTEHPERRSVLVDASFLLGDLPGYATRIEAAFRLQYNLDRTNSFFERTQAHAGMSTLAVRLHFATPRLPASGPARPPVTTPDARSFFVGFVYSFARLPEQPMRPRRADPRLGHFTDAHTDLAAEERRNPRVHYINRWRLEKRDPDAPLSEPVRPIVFWLDRNIPERYRAAVAAGVLEWNKAFERIGFRNALVVRQQPADADWDTLDARHASIRWYVGADATYARGPHHSDPRTGEILDADIAIADVFSRSSRRFFAEEAGARTPGGQGAARPVHEDAQCRYAAEVAAELDFALDVLDVRGLLDAATPEAEETFVQEVIKGTVMHEVGHALGLKHNFKGSTVVPRERLADPDYTRAHGISGSVMDYNAFNLALAGEPQGAYSHATLGPYDYWAIEYAYKPIDPGREAEELARIAARSVEPELAYADDHDAGGYGGFEGIDPLANRFDLGDDPLAYAARRLRLSYELWQRVQEREPPSGEDPMRQRRLLMNGFRQVARAAELASKYVGGMVQVRDLPGTSPRRTYTPVDPARQREALRLLTTGLFSTDSFRFRPEFLSSLPPDYLDRRTEGPVSVPDAVLGAQAAALDRLLSGGVARRLLDLPNYLGERAAQAISLHEVYRTVQDAVWSELRAGTDIDRLRRNLQREHLRRVAVLLTRGSAELPPDALSLLRYNAVHLQAQLRRAAGNRRLSVETQAHLQDSLALLGEALKASMTRS; the protein is encoded by the coding sequence TTGCGGCCCTTCGACGAGGTGGTGCGCGGCGCGACCGTCACGCCCGGCTTCTTCCCGCTGTGGCGCAAGGACGAGCGCGTGTGGATCGAGGTGCCGCTCGCCCGGCTGGAGCAGCCCTTCCTGCTGTCGGCCAACGTCGCGCGCTCGGTCGGCGAGCGCGGCCTGTACGCGGGACAGATGGACGCCAGCTGGGTGGCGAGCTTCCGGCGCGTGGGCCAACAGATGCAGCTGGTCGCGCGCAACCTCGGCTACCGCGCCGACGGCAACGCGCCGCTGCAGGAGGCGCTGGAGCAGGCCTTCTCCGACAGCCTGCTGGCCTCGACCCCCGTGCTGAGCACCGAGCACCCCGAACGCCGCTCGGTACTGGTCGACGCCAGTTTCCTGCTCGGCGACCTGCCCGGCTATGCGACCCGCATTGAGGCGGCGTTCCGCCTGCAGTACAACCTGGACCGCACCAACTCCTTCTTCGAGCGCACGCAGGCGCATGCCGGGATGAGCACGCTCGCCGTGCGCCTGCATTTCGCCACGCCGCGCCTGCCCGCCAGCGGCCCTGCCCGGCCGCCCGTGACGACGCCGGATGCGCGCAGCTTCTTCGTCGGCTTCGTCTACAGCTTCGCGCGCCTGCCCGAGCAGCCGATGCGCCCGCGCCGCGCCGATCCGCGCCTGGGCCACTTCACCGACGCGCACACCGACCTGGCCGCCGAGGAACGGCGCAACCCGCGGGTGCACTACATCAACCGCTGGCGGCTGGAGAAACGCGACCCCGACGCACCGTTGTCCGAGCCGGTCCGGCCCATCGTGTTCTGGCTGGACCGCAACATCCCGGAGCGCTACCGCGCCGCAGTGGCAGCAGGGGTGCTCGAGTGGAACAAGGCGTTCGAGCGCATCGGATTCAGGAACGCGCTGGTCGTGCGGCAGCAGCCGGCCGACGCCGACTGGGACACGCTGGACGCGCGGCATGCCTCGATCCGCTGGTACGTGGGCGCGGACGCGACCTACGCGCGCGGCCCGCACCACTCCGATCCGCGCACCGGCGAGATCCTCGATGCCGACATCGCGATCGCGGACGTGTTCTCGCGCAGCTCGCGTCGCTTCTTCGCCGAGGAGGCCGGCGCGCGCACGCCCGGCGGGCAGGGCGCGGCACGCCCCGTGCACGAGGACGCGCAGTGCCGGTACGCGGCCGAAGTGGCCGCCGAGCTGGACTTCGCGCTGGACGTGCTCGATGTGCGCGGCCTGCTCGATGCCGCGACACCCGAGGCCGAGGAGACCTTCGTGCAGGAGGTCATCAAGGGCACGGTGATGCACGAGGTCGGCCACGCGCTGGGCCTGAAGCACAACTTCAAGGGCTCCACCGTGGTGCCGCGCGAACGCCTCGCCGACCCCGACTACACCCGCGCGCACGGCATTTCCGGATCGGTGATGGACTACAACGCGTTCAACCTGGCGCTGGCCGGCGAGCCGCAGGGCGCCTACAGCCACGCGACGCTCGGTCCGTACGACTACTGGGCGATCGAATACGCCTACAAGCCGATCGACCCCGGGCGCGAGGCCGAGGAGCTGGCACGCATTGCCGCGCGCAGCGTCGAGCCCGAGCTGGCCTATGCCGACGACCACGATGCGGGCGGCTACGGCGGCTTCGAGGGGATCGACCCGCTGGCCAACCGCTTCGACCTCGGCGACGACCCGCTGGCCTACGCGGCGCGGCGGCTGCGCCTGTCCTACGAGCTGTGGCAGCGCGTGCAGGAACGCGAGCCGCCGTCCGGCGAGGACCCGATGCGGCAGCGTCGCCTGCTGATGAACGGCTTCCGCCAGGTGGCCCGGGCGGCCGAGCTGGCGAGCAAGTACGTGGGCGGCATGGTGCAGGTGCGCGACCTGCCGGGCACCAGCCCGCGCCGCACCTACACGCCGGTCGATCCGGCCCGGCAACGCGAGGCGCTGCGGCTGCTGACCACCGGCCTGTTCAGCACCGACAGCTTCCGCTTCCGTCCCGAGTTCCTGAGCAGCCTGCCGCCCGACTACCTGGACCGCCGCACGGAAGGGCCGGTGAGCGTGCCCGACGCCGTGCTCGGTGCCCAGGCCGCGGCGCTGGACCGGTTGCTGAGCGGCGGCGTGGCGCGCCGCCTGCTGGACCTGCCCAACTACCTGGGCGAGCGCGCAGCGCAGGCGATCTCGCTGCACGAGGTCTACCGTACGGTGCAGGACGCGGTGTGGAGCGAGCTGCGCGCCGGCACCGACATCGACCGGCTGCGCCGCAACCTGCAGCGCGAGCACCTCAGGCGCGTGGCCGTGCTGCTGACGCGCGGCTCGGCCGAGCTGCCGCCCGATGCCCTGAGCCTGCTGCGCTACAACGCGGTGCACCTGCAGGCGCAGCTGCGCCGCGCCGCGGGCAACCGGCGCCTGTCGGTCGAGACGCAGGCGCACCTGCAGGACAGCCTGGCGCTGCTCGGCGAGGCGCTGAAGGCCTCGATGACGAGAAGCTGA
- a CDS encoding YqiA/YcfP family alpha/beta fold hydrolase: protein MTFSHLLYLHGFRSSPQSIKAQKVAARVERLRVAGRPLTWWCPQLPPSPAEALEQVLRGVADWPVERMGVIGSSLGGYYATVVAERLGCKAVLLNPAVDPARDLARYIGEIQAWHSSERFWFRAEYVDELRAMQPGPLTHPERYFAVIAKGDEVLDWREMAARYRDCPMRLLEGSDHGLSDFDDHIDAVFDFLDGR from the coding sequence GTGACTTTCTCCCACCTGCTCTACCTCCATGGTTTCCGCTCCTCGCCGCAGTCGATCAAGGCGCAGAAGGTCGCCGCACGGGTGGAACGGCTGCGCGTGGCGGGACGCCCGCTCACCTGGTGGTGCCCGCAGCTGCCGCCCTCGCCGGCCGAGGCGCTGGAGCAGGTGCTGCGCGGCGTGGCGGACTGGCCGGTCGAGCGCATGGGCGTGATCGGCAGCTCGCTGGGCGGCTACTACGCCACCGTGGTGGCCGAGCGGCTCGGCTGCAAGGCCGTGCTGCTCAACCCCGCCGTGGACCCCGCGCGCGACCTCGCGCGCTACATCGGCGAGATCCAGGCCTGGCACAGCAGCGAGCGCTTCTGGTTCCGCGCCGAGTACGTCGACGAGCTGCGCGCGATGCAGCCCGGGCCGCTGACGCACCCCGAGCGCTACTTCGCGGTGATCGCCAAGGGCGACGAGGTGCTCGACTGGCGCGAGATGGCGGCCCGCTACCGCGACTGCCCGATGCGCCTGCTCGAAGGCAGCGACCACGGCCTGAGCGACTTCGACGACCACATCGACGCGGTGTTCGACTTCCTCGACGGCCGCTGA
- the mpl gene encoding UDP-N-acetylmuramate:L-alanyl-gamma-D-glutamyl-meso-diaminopimelate ligase, translated as MHLHILGICGTFMGGIAALAREAGHRVTGCDAGVYPPMSDQLRALGIDLIEGYTPDQLALRPDVWVIGNVVTRGNPLMEAILEAGLPYISGPQWLAENVLQGRHVLAVAGTHGKTTTTSMLAWILEHAGRQPGFLVGGVPENFGVSARLGTPAPEGRRAPFVIEADEYDTAFFDKRSKFVHYRPRTAVLNNLEFDHADIFEDLAAIEKQFHHLVRTVPGSGRLVVNGREASLQRVLERGCWSETVRFGVADGWSAAGDPQAFDVLKAGQPVARVAWALLGEHNQLNALAAIAAAEHVGVAPAEAAAALATFRNVKRRLELRGEAGGVKVYDDFAHHPTAIRTTVDGLRRKVGAQRILAVFEPRSNTMKLGTMKSQLPWALEQADLAFCHGGGLGWDAAEALAPMGGRARVEDSIDALVERVVAAARPGDHVLCMSNGSFGGIHAKLLAALAQRAG; from the coding sequence ATGCACCTGCACATCCTCGGCATCTGCGGCACCTTCATGGGCGGGATCGCCGCACTGGCCCGCGAGGCCGGCCACCGCGTCACGGGCTGCGACGCCGGCGTCTACCCGCCGATGAGCGACCAGCTGCGCGCGCTCGGCATCGACCTGATCGAGGGCTACACGCCCGACCAGCTGGCGCTGCGGCCCGACGTCTGGGTGATCGGCAACGTGGTCACGCGCGGCAACCCGCTGATGGAAGCCATCCTGGAAGCCGGGCTGCCCTACATCAGCGGCCCGCAGTGGCTGGCCGAGAACGTGCTGCAGGGCCGCCACGTGCTGGCCGTGGCCGGCACGCACGGCAAGACCACCACGACCTCGATGCTGGCCTGGATCCTGGAGCACGCCGGCCGGCAGCCGGGCTTCCTGGTCGGCGGCGTGCCGGAGAACTTCGGTGTCTCGGCACGCCTGGGCACGCCGGCGCCCGAGGGACGGCGCGCGCCGTTCGTGATCGAGGCGGACGAGTACGACACCGCGTTCTTCGACAAGCGCAGCAAGTTCGTGCACTACCGGCCGCGTACCGCGGTGCTCAACAACCTCGAGTTCGACCACGCGGACATCTTCGAGGACCTGGCGGCGATCGAGAAACAGTTCCACCACCTGGTGCGCACGGTGCCAGGCTCGGGACGGCTGGTGGTCAACGGCCGCGAGGCCTCGCTGCAGCGCGTGCTCGAGCGCGGCTGCTGGAGCGAGACGGTGCGCTTCGGCGTCGCGGACGGCTGGAGCGCCGCGGGCGACCCGCAGGCCTTCGACGTGCTCAAGGCCGGGCAGCCCGTCGCGCGCGTCGCATGGGCGCTGCTGGGCGAGCACAACCAGCTCAACGCGCTGGCCGCGATCGCGGCGGCCGAACACGTCGGCGTCGCACCGGCCGAGGCCGCGGCGGCGCTGGCGACCTTCCGCAACGTCAAGCGCCGGCTGGAGCTGCGCGGCGAGGCCGGCGGCGTGAAGGTCTACGACGACTTCGCCCACCACCCGACGGCCATCCGCACCACGGTCGACGGGCTGCGCCGCAAGGTCGGCGCGCAGCGCATCCTGGCGGTGTTCGAGCCGCGCTCGAACACCATGAAGCTGGGCACGATGAAGTCGCAGCTGCCGTGGGCGCTGGAACAGGCCGACCTCGCCTTCTGCCACGGCGGCGGCCTCGGCTGGGATGCGGCCGAGGCGCTCGCGCCGATGGGCGGGCGCGCCCGGGTCGAGGACAGCATCGACGCGCTGGTCGAGCGCGTGGTCGCCGCAGCACGGCCGGGCGACCACGTGCTGTGCATGAGCAACGGCAGCTTCGGCGGCATCCACGCGAAGCTGCTGGCCGCCCTCGCGCAGCGCGCCGGCTGA
- a CDS encoding energy transducer TonB — protein sequence MLKKLITLQIALAISLAVHAVLLTVRFVDPEGFNRMFEDTPLEVILVNARSTEAPVKAQAIAQTTLAGGGDAEKGRATSPLPPSPTVALGDSMEESRKQIEMLLEQQTRLLTQVKKELAALPAPDPRRDRGSPEEQAQEERRRQLLRMLAEIEKRINEENSRPKRRFISPATREAVYAIYYDQLRRKIEERGTRNFPEHQGRKLYGELTMVVTVDAQGHVVDTEIVESSRSRVLDRQAIAIVHAASPFGPFSPAMRAKADQIVVVSRFKFTRDDALETTLTTH from the coding sequence ATGCTGAAGAAGCTCATCACCCTGCAGATCGCACTGGCCATCTCGCTCGCCGTGCATGCGGTCCTGCTGACCGTGCGCTTTGTCGACCCGGAGGGCTTCAACCGCATGTTCGAGGACACCCCGCTGGAGGTGATCCTGGTCAACGCCCGCTCCACCGAGGCGCCCGTGAAGGCCCAGGCGATCGCGCAGACCACGCTGGCCGGCGGCGGCGACGCCGAGAAGGGCCGCGCCACCTCGCCACTGCCGCCTTCGCCGACGGTCGCGCTGGGCGACTCGATGGAGGAAAGCCGCAAGCAGATCGAGATGCTGCTCGAGCAGCAGACCCGCCTGCTCACCCAGGTCAAGAAGGAGCTGGCCGCGCTGCCGGCCCCGGACCCGCGGCGCGACCGCGGCTCGCCCGAGGAACAGGCGCAGGAAGAACGCCGTCGCCAGCTGCTGCGCATGCTGGCCGAGATCGAGAAGCGCATCAACGAGGAGAACTCGCGGCCGAAGCGGCGCTTCATCAGCCCGGCCACCCGCGAGGCGGTCTACGCGATCTACTACGACCAGTTGCGCCGCAAGATCGAGGAACGCGGCACGCGCAACTTCCCCGAGCACCAGGGCCGCAAGCTCTACGGGGAACTGACCATGGTCGTGACCGTCGACGCCCAGGGCCACGTGGTCGACACCGAGATCGTCGAGTCGTCGCGCTCGCGCGTGCTGGACCGCCAGGCGATCGCGATCGTGCACGCGGCCAGCCCGTTCGGCCCCTTCTCGCCGGCGATGCGCGCCAAGGCCGACCAGATCGTGGTGGTGTCGCGCTTCAAGTTCACCCGCGACGACGCCCTCGAAACCACGCTGACCACCCACTGA
- the hemL gene encoding glutamate-1-semialdehyde 2,1-aminomutase produces the protein MSTNAALFERAQRVIPGGVNSPVRAFRAVGGTPRFIQRAEGAYVYDAEGRRYIDYIGSWGPMILGHGHPAVLEAVHKAADEGLSFGAPTEREIELAEEILKLVPSMGQVRLVSSGTEAAMSAIRLARGVTGRPKLIKFEGCYHGHADALLVKAGSGLATFGNPTSAGVPPEVVQHTLVLEYNNVEQLEQAFALHGAELACVIVEPIAGNMNFVRASVPFMTRLRELCTRHGALLVLDEVMTGFRVGLHGAQGLYAQLIPGFRPDISVFGKVIGGGMPLAAFGGPREVMQHLAPTGPVYQAGTLSGNPVATACGLATLKEIQRPGFFEALAQRTRTLVDGLAQVAREAGVPLVADSEGGMFGFFFLEQLPQNYQQVMASDKERFNRFFHGMLERGVYLAPALYEAGFVSAAHGAADIDATLAAAREALR, from the coding sequence ATGTCCACTAACGCAGCCCTGTTCGAGCGCGCACAGCGCGTCATCCCGGGCGGCGTGAACTCTCCCGTGCGTGCCTTCCGCGCGGTGGGCGGCACGCCGCGTTTCATCCAGCGCGCCGAAGGCGCCTACGTCTACGACGCCGAAGGCCGGCGCTACATCGACTACATCGGCTCCTGGGGCCCGATGATCCTGGGCCACGGACACCCGGCGGTGCTCGAGGCCGTGCACAAGGCCGCCGACGAGGGCTTGTCGTTCGGCGCGCCGACCGAGCGCGAGATCGAGCTGGCCGAGGAAATCCTCAAGCTGGTGCCGTCGATGGGCCAGGTGCGCCTGGTCAGCTCCGGCACCGAGGCGGCGATGAGCGCGATCCGCCTCGCGCGCGGCGTCACCGGCCGGCCGAAACTCATCAAGTTCGAGGGCTGCTACCACGGCCATGCCGACGCGCTGCTGGTCAAGGCCGGCTCGGGCCTGGCGACCTTCGGCAACCCGACCAGCGCCGGCGTGCCGCCCGAGGTGGTGCAGCACACCCTGGTCCTGGAATACAACAACGTCGAGCAGCTCGAGCAGGCCTTCGCGCTGCACGGTGCCGAGCTGGCCTGCGTGATCGTCGAGCCGATCGCCGGCAACATGAACTTCGTGCGCGCCAGCGTGCCGTTCATGACCCGGCTGCGCGAGCTGTGCACGCGGCACGGCGCGCTGCTGGTGCTCGACGAGGTGATGACCGGCTTCCGCGTCGGCCTGCACGGCGCGCAGGGGCTGTACGCGCAGCTGATCCCGGGCTTCCGGCCGGACATCAGCGTGTTCGGCAAGGTGATCGGCGGAGGCATGCCGCTGGCGGCCTTCGGCGGCCCGCGCGAGGTGATGCAGCACCTGGCCCCGACCGGCCCGGTCTACCAGGCCGGCACGCTGTCGGGCAACCCGGTGGCCACCGCCTGCGGCCTGGCCACGCTGAAGGAAATCCAGCGCCCGGGCTTCTTCGAGGCGCTCGCGCAGCGCACCCGCACGCTGGTCGACGGGCTGGCCCAGGTGGCGCGCGAGGCGGGCGTGCCGCTGGTCGCCGACAGCGAGGGCGGCATGTTCGGCTTCTTCTTCCTCGAGCAGCTGCCGCAGAACTACCAGCAGGTCATGGCCAGCGACAAGGAGCGCTTCAACCGCTTCTTCCACGGCATGCTGGAGCGCGGCGTCTACCTCGCCCCGGCCCTGTACGAGGCCGGCTTCGTCAGCGCCGCGCACGGCGCGGCCGACATCGACGCCACGCTGGCCGCAGCCCGCGAGGCCCTGCGCTGA
- a CDS encoding ribonuclease catalytic domain-containing protein has translation MFALFEDAGKFFAGRVMSEAEASIQVELDSGKRVKVKSANVLLKFEQPQPAELLAQAQVQAEEIDLDLAWEFAPAEEFGFADIARDYFNEKASPVQQAAALLRLFGAPHYFRRVGKGRFRKAPEEAVKAALLGIERKKQQQAQIGAWAAELVEGRCPQPIRDQLYRILFKPDKNGLEYKAVVEASKRAHVAPLELLQRAGAIDSPYQFHWRRFLFEHFPKGYGFPPLELPQVSEELPVAPVQAFSVDDSSTTEIDDALSVQGLGTGTVVLGIHIAAPGLAITPGSPMDQVARSRYSTVYMPGYKITMLPDEMVQAYTLVEGRACPAVSLYVTLDEATLEIRGSETRVERVPIAANLRHDQLDDVITEASLTGQAPADYPFHAELAFVFRFARHFKAQREVVRGKPENFTRPDYTFRLEGNGDQEPTGQETVHITTRKRGAPLDLMVAEAMILANSLWGGWLAELGVPGIYRSQASLLPGVKVRMSTKPLPHAGMGVKQYTWATSPLRRYVDLVNQWQIIACARHGRTAALAAPFKPKDAELFSIISGFDAAYSAYNEFQSGIERYWTLRYLEQNGITELVAAVLKDGLVRAETLPLVLRAVGAENLARGVRVRVRVTSVDELTLDVHASVIERLDEAPAADMIAEDEAELEEEAGAAAGPLSLAIDVNDEAGPDEGDNTASAPAA, from the coding sequence ATGTTCGCCCTGTTCGAAGATGCCGGGAAGTTTTTCGCCGGCCGCGTGATGTCCGAAGCGGAGGCCTCGATCCAGGTCGAGCTCGACTCCGGCAAGCGCGTCAAGGTCAAGTCCGCCAACGTGCTGCTGAAGTTCGAGCAGCCGCAACCCGCCGAACTGCTCGCCCAGGCCCAGGTGCAGGCCGAGGAGATCGACCTCGACCTCGCCTGGGAATTCGCCCCGGCCGAGGAGTTCGGCTTCGCCGACATCGCGCGCGACTATTTCAACGAGAAGGCCTCGCCGGTGCAGCAGGCCGCCGCACTGCTGCGCCTGTTCGGCGCGCCGCACTACTTCCGCCGCGTCGGCAAGGGCCGCTTCAGGAAGGCGCCCGAAGAAGCGGTCAAGGCCGCCCTGCTCGGCATCGAGCGCAAGAAGCAGCAGCAGGCCCAGATCGGCGCCTGGGCGGCCGAGCTGGTCGAAGGCCGTTGCCCGCAGCCGATCCGTGACCAGCTCTACCGCATCCTGTTCAAGCCGGACAAGAACGGCCTGGAATACAAGGCCGTCGTCGAGGCCAGCAAGCGCGCGCACGTCGCGCCGCTGGAGCTGCTGCAGCGCGCCGGCGCGATCGACAGCCCGTACCAGTTCCACTGGCGGCGCTTCCTGTTCGAGCACTTCCCCAAGGGCTACGGCTTCCCCCCGCTGGAACTGCCCCAGGTGAGCGAGGAGCTGCCGGTGGCGCCGGTGCAGGCGTTCAGCGTCGACGATTCCTCCACCACCGAGATCGACGATGCGCTGTCCGTGCAGGGCCTGGGCACCGGCACCGTGGTGCTGGGCATCCACATCGCCGCGCCGGGCCTGGCGATCACGCCCGGCTCGCCGATGGACCAGGTGGCGCGCAGCCGCTACTCGACGGTCTACATGCCGGGCTACAAGATCACCATGCTGCCCGACGAGATGGTGCAGGCCTACACGCTGGTCGAGGGCCGCGCCTGCCCGGCGGTGTCGCTGTACGTGACGCTGGACGAGGCCACGCTGGAGATCCGGGGCAGCGAGACGCGCGTCGAGCGGGTGCCGATCGCGGCCAACCTGCGCCACGACCAGCTCGACGACGTGATCACCGAGGCCTCGCTGACCGGCCAGGCACCGGCCGACTACCCGTTCCACGCCGAACTGGCCTTCGTGTTCCGCTTCGCCAGGCACTTCAAGGCGCAGCGCGAGGTGGTGCGCGGCAAGCCGGAGAACTTCACCCGCCCCGACTACACCTTCCGGTTGGAAGGCAACGGCGACCAGGAGCCCACCGGCCAGGAGACCGTGCACATCACCACGCGCAAGCGCGGCGCGCCGCTGGACCTGATGGTGGCCGAGGCGATGATCCTCGCCAACAGCCTGTGGGGTGGCTGGCTCGCCGAGCTGGGCGTGCCCGGCATCTACCGCAGCCAGGCGAGCCTGCTGCCCGGCGTGAAGGTGCGCATGAGCACCAAGCCGCTGCCGCACGCGGGCATGGGCGTGAAGCAGTACACCTGGGCCACCTCGCCGCTGCGCCGCTACGTGGACCTGGTCAACCAGTGGCAGATCATCGCCTGCGCCCGCCACGGCCGCACCGCCGCACTGGCCGCGCCGTTCAAGCCCAAGGATGCCGAACTGTTCTCGATCATCTCCGGGTTCGACGCGGCCTACTCGGCCTACAACGAGTTCCAGTCGGGCATCGAGCGCTACTGGACGCTGCGCTACCTGGAACAGAACGGCATCACCGAACTGGTCGCCGCGGTGCTGAAGGACGGCCTGGTGCGCGCCGAGACGCTGCCGCTCGTGCTGCGCGCGGTCGGCGCGGAGAACCTGGCGCGCGGCGTGCGGGTGCGCGTGCGCGTCACCTCGGTCGACGAGCTGACGCTGGACGTGCATGCCAGCGTGATCGAGCGGCTGGACGAGGCGCCTGCGGCCGACATGATCGCCGAGGACGAAGCCGAGCTCGAGGAGGAGGCCGGCGCCGCGGCCGGCCCGCTGTCGCTGGCCATCGACGTGAACGACGAGGCGGGGCCGGACGAAGGCGACAATACAGCCTCAGCCCCTGCCGCCTGA
- the thiD gene encoding bifunctional hydroxymethylpyrimidine kinase/phosphomethylpyrimidine kinase, with the protein MTTESAPLETPQDPAQDLTGPPCVMTFNANDPSGAGGTGGDVATLCAMGAHPLPVVTAVLIRDTAEVFDHHTIDDDAIVEQARSILEDAAISAWKVGFLGSAEGVSAVAEVLSDYPDVPLVTHLPNLSWMDEAAHEAYHEAFRELILPQTEVLVGNHKTLTDFLLPEWDADRPASPRELAMAAADHGTRFVLVTGVQLPDHYVDNVLASPEGAITGEKFERFDTTFIGAGETLSAALAAMLANGAELHIAVSEALAFLDQTLDAGFRPGMGSVVPDRFFWAQPPEEGGEAQEGADDAETSQDPRHVH; encoded by the coding sequence ATGACCACTGAATCCGCCCCCCTAGAGACGCCGCAAGATCCGGCCCAGGACCTGACCGGTCCGCCGTGCGTGATGACCTTCAACGCCAACGACCCGAGCGGGGCCGGGGGGACGGGTGGCGACGTCGCCACCCTGTGCGCGATGGGGGCCCATCCCCTGCCCGTGGTCACCGCGGTGCTGATCCGTGACACGGCCGAGGTCTTCGACCACCACACCATCGACGACGACGCCATCGTCGAGCAGGCGCGCAGCATCCTGGAAGACGCCGCGATCTCGGCCTGGAAGGTGGGGTTCCTCGGCAGCGCCGAGGGCGTCAGCGCGGTCGCCGAGGTCCTGAGCGACTACCCGGACGTCCCGCTGGTCACGCACCTGCCCAACCTGTCCTGGATGGACGAGGCCGCCCACGAGGCCTACCACGAGGCCTTCCGCGAGCTGATCCTGCCGCAGACCGAGGTGCTGGTCGGCAACCACAAGACGCTGACCGACTTCCTGCTGCCCGAATGGGACGCGGACCGCCCGGCCTCGCCGCGCGAGCTGGCGATGGCTGCGGCTGACCACGGCACCCGCTTCGTGCTGGTCACCGGCGTGCAGCTGCCCGACCACTACGTCGACAACGTGCTGGCCTCGCCCGAGGGGGCGATCACCGGCGAGAAGTTCGAACGCTTCGACACCACCTTCATCGGTGCCGGCGAGACGCTGTCGGCCGCGCTGGCCGCGATGCTGGCCAACGGCGCCGAGCTGCACATCGCCGTGTCCGAGGCGCTGGCCTTCCTGGACCAGACGCTGGACGCCGGCTTCCGGCCCGGCATGGGCTCGGTCGTGCCCGACCGCTTCTTCTGGGCCCAGCCGCCCGAGGAAGGCGGCGAGGCCCAGGAAGGCGCCGACGACGCCGAAACTTCGCAAGATCCCCGACATGTCCACTAA